From a single Methanofollis sp. W23 genomic region:
- a CDS encoding phosphoadenosine phosphosulfate reductase family protein, with amino-acid sequence MRPSYLGKIALHWCDHCHAPVLGEQCACGAGTRPVAITPPGDARPAMAADVELVNTVFQEHFGVPLIPEGHLAVLNKVPEIDRMEEVVLGGAVVAAIRYRPDKGVWEPLPRPAAVNYCTPTRRYVVVDDGAVSFIKDGASLLAPGLVEIEDSVRAGDEVFVLTRTGECIGVGRAKVDAAEARTMERGQVVRTRRTAPAEVVPGPATRDEAVTANQKILDTYEGASLEFIRKVCADHPDLPRNVSYSGGKDSLATLLLVLKAVGKVPLLYADTGLEFPETEANIEDVAARYGVEVVRAETGEAFWKHFEAEGPPAVDARWCCRVCKLEPVGRVIAERWGESLSFIGQRKYESLNRKRSPRIWRNRQVKNQLSAAPIQHWTALHVWLYLFREEAPYNVLYDRGLDRIGCFMCPSSDLAVLEGIQREYPDLWRSWEEKLRVWQEAHGLPEAWVANCEWRRRGSGRDEADSYN; translated from the coding sequence ATGCGTCCGTCATATCTGGGAAAGATCGCGCTGCACTGGTGCGATCACTGTCATGCGCCGGTCCTCGGCGAACAATGCGCATGCGGGGCCGGGACCAGACCGGTCGCCATCACCCCGCCGGGAGATGCCAGACCGGCCATGGCCGCCGATGTCGAACTGGTCAATACAGTCTTTCAGGAGCACTTCGGGGTGCCTCTCATTCCGGAGGGGCATCTTGCCGTCCTCAACAAGGTCCCTGAGATCGACCGGATGGAGGAGGTGGTCCTTGGAGGGGCGGTCGTCGCCGCGATCAGGTACCGCCCTGACAAAGGGGTCTGGGAACCGCTCCCGCGCCCTGCGGCCGTGAATTACTGCACGCCGACACGGCGGTATGTCGTCGTCGACGACGGGGCGGTCTCTTTCATCAAGGACGGGGCAAGCCTCCTCGCCCCTGGACTCGTCGAGATCGAGGACTCGGTCAGGGCGGGCGACGAGGTCTTTGTCCTCACCCGCACCGGGGAGTGCATCGGGGTGGGCAGGGCAAAGGTCGACGCCGCAGAGGCCCGCACGATGGAGCGGGGCCAGGTGGTCAGGACACGCAGGACCGCTCCTGCAGAGGTCGTCCCTGGTCCGGCGACCCGGGACGAGGCGGTGACGGCAAACCAGAAGATCCTCGACACCTATGAAGGGGCGTCTCTTGAGTTCATCAGGAAGGTCTGCGCCGATCACCCCGACCTCCCTCGGAATGTCTCGTATTCTGGAGGCAAGGACAGTCTTGCCACGCTCCTGCTGGTCCTCAAGGCGGTCGGGAAGGTGCCGCTCCTGTACGCAGACACCGGGCTTGAGTTCCCTGAGACCGAGGCAAATATCGAAGACGTCGCCGCACGCTACGGGGTCGAGGTGGTGCGGGCCGAGACCGGCGAGGCCTTCTGGAAGCATTTCGAAGCCGAAGGTCCGCCTGCGGTCGATGCACGCTGGTGCTGCCGGGTCTGCAAGCTCGAACCGGTCGGCAGGGTCATTGCCGAGCGGTGGGGGGAGTCGCTCTCCTTTATCGGCCAGCGCAAATATGAGTCCCTGAACCGGAAGCGGAGCCCAAGGATATGGCGGAACCGCCAGGTGAAAAATCAGCTCTCGGCCGCCCCGATCCAGCACTGGACGGCGCTTCATGTCTGGCTCTATCTCTTCAGGGAGGAGGCGCCGTACAATGTGCTGTACGACCGCGGCCTGGATCGTATCGGGTGCTTTATGTGCCCGTCAAGCGACCTTGCGGTGCTGGAAGGGATCCAGAGGGAATACCCCGACCTCTGGCGGTCCTGGGAAGAGAAACTGCGGGTCTGGCAGGAAGCGCACGGTCTGCCAGAGGCCTGGGTGGCCAACTGCGAATGGAGACGGCGGGGGTCTGGCAGGGATGAAGCAGATAGTTATAATTGA